A stretch of Perognathus longimembris pacificus isolate PPM17 chromosome 1, ASM2315922v1, whole genome shotgun sequence DNA encodes these proteins:
- the LOC125347576 gene encoding chromobox protein homolog 3-like — protein sequence MAPKKSAIPKGRKKQNGKSRKVEEAEPEEFEVEKVVGRRVRYHQVEYLLKWKGFSDAENTWEPEANLHCADLITAFINSEETGLSASECDDKNGFARGLEPEQIIGVTDIGGELMFLMKWKNLDGAELVLAKEANVKCPQIVIAFYQQRLNWNGR from the coding sequence ATGGCCCCTAAGAAATCTGCAataccaaaaggaagaaagaaacagaatggaaagtCTAGAAAAGTTGAAGAAGCAGAGCCTGAGGAATTTGAAGTGGAGAAGGTAGTGGGCCGACGTGTGCGCTATCACCAGGTAGAATATCTCCTGAAATGGAAGGGGTTTTCAGATGCTGAGAATACCTGGGAGCCGGAAGCAAATTTACATTGTGCTGACTTAATCACGGCCTTCATAAATTCTGAAGAAACGGGTTTATCTGCCAGTGAATGTGATGATAAAAATGGCTTTGCTAGGGGTCTTGAGCCTGAGCAAATAATCGGTGTCACAGATATTGGTGGAGAATTGATGTTCCTCATGAAGTGGAAAAATTTAGATGGAGCTGAGTTGGTGCTGGCAAAAGAGGCTAATGTTAAATGCCCTCAAATTGTAATTGCTTTTTATCAACAGAGACTAAATTGGAatggaagatga